A single genomic interval of Heteronotia binoei isolate CCM8104 ecotype False Entrance Well chromosome 11, APGP_CSIRO_Hbin_v1, whole genome shotgun sequence harbors:
- the FAM222A gene encoding protein FAM222A: MLACLQRTQNPPSQHLACPNKTLEPRKCDAVAPTQSPRYPSPAELDAYAQKVANNPLTIKIFPTNIRVPQHKHLNRTVNGYDTTGPRYSPYPVHASGYQGLLAIVKASSSKGVVKSLEGKRTKMSPAHVAIAPYPVSSTLAQGPSCTSQLSYHGNQKQMEAPVPPNITVAASVIPHTGRNLALPQSNLPSIQNIIFQINQQCQAQNTQPVCQGVVVTNPSPAKHGTASGFSSMATVGATVAYAGAMLPDCRKGAELVVGSTPGAGLGSKSGLYPDSMDYLLWQQKQQQQLRMYSAGSGGGGVVSKSPEMCAGVLRAYPMTGAADKVSSSPLNCVGLHGNFSMGQYFAPPWNSILVTPNSDCYNPQELANGHRELGVHPSDGLPSLPSKTLCNTSILSSSLQSLEYLINDIHPPCIKEQMLGKGYETVSVPRLLDHQHAHIRLPVYR; the protein is encoded by the coding sequence GTGATGCTGTGGCTCCCACACAGTCTCCACGGTACCCCAGCCCGGCTGAATTGGATGCCTACGCACAGAAAGTGGCTAACAACCCGCTCACCatcaagatctttcccaccaaCATCAGGGTCCCACAGCACAAGCACCTTAACCGGACGGTGAACGGGTACGACACAACCGGACCACGCTACAGCCCATACCCTGTGCACGCGAGCGGCTACCAGGGCCTCCTGGCCATCGTCAAGGCCTCCTCCAGCAAAGGTGTGGTGAAGAGCTTGGAGGGGAAGCGGACTAAGATGTCCCCCGCCCACGTGGCCATCGCCCCCTACCCGGTCTCGAGCACTTTAGCCCAGGGCCCTTCTTGCACCAGTCAGCTCAGTTACCACGGCAACCAGAAGCAGATGGAGGCCCCGGTGCCTCCCAACATCACGGTGGCCGCTTCGGTGATCCCCCACACGGGAAGGAATTTGGCGCTGCCCCAGTCCAACCTGCCCTCCATCCAGAACATCATATTCCAGATCAATCAACAGTGTCAGGCCCAGAATACGCAGCCGGTGTGCCAGGGAGTCGTGGTGACGAACCCGAGTCCGGCCAAGCACGGCACCGCCAGTGGCTTCAGCAGCATGGCAACGGTGGGCGCCACAGTGGCCTACGCGGGTGCCATGCTGCCCGATTGCCGCAAAGGGGCGGAGCTGGTGGTGGGCTCCACCCCCGGCGCTGGGCTGGGCTCCAAATCTGGCCTCTACCCAGACAGCATGGACTACCTGctctggcagcagaagcagcagcaacagctgaGGATGTACAGTGcaggcagtgggggtgggggcgtgGTCAGCAAGTCCCCCGAAATGTGCGCCGGGGTCTTGCGCGCCTACCCCATGACGGGCGCTGCTGACAAGGTGAGCTCGTCCCCTTTGAACTGCGTGGGCCTGCACGGGAACTTCTCCATGGGGCAGTATTTTGCGCCCCCCTGGAACAGCATCCTGGTCACGCCCAACAGCGATTGCTACAACCCCCAGGAGCTGGCGAACGGGCACCGCGAGCTGGGGGTGCACCCCTCGGATGGGCTCCCCAGTTTGCCCAGTAAGACCCTTTGCAATACCTCCATCCTGAGCAGTAGTCTCCAGTCTCTGGAGTATCTCATCAATGACATCCACCCCCCTTGCATCAAAGAACAGATGCTGGGCAAAGGATATGAAACCGTGTCCGTGCCGCGGCTCTTGGACCACCAGCATGCCCACATCCGCCTGCCCGTCTACAGATAA